From a single Drosophila sulfurigaster albostrigata strain 15112-1811.04 chromosome 3, ASM2355843v2, whole genome shotgun sequence genomic region:
- the LOC133844305 gene encoding kinesin-like protein unc-104 isoform X8, with the protein MSSVKVAVRVRPFNSREIARESKCIIEMSGATTAITNPKVPPNTSESVKRFNFDYSYWSHDPRDLDFSTQSMVYKDIGEEMLQHSFDGYNVCIFAYGQTGAGKSYTMMGRQEEQQEGIIPMICKDLFGRIQDTETDELKYSVEVSYMEIYCERVRDLLNPKNKGNLRVREHPLLGPYVEDLSKLAVTDYQDIHDLIDEGNKARTVAATNMNETSSRSHAVFTIFFTQRRHDTMTDLTTEKVSKISLVDLAGSERADSTGAKGTRLKEGANINKSLTTLGKVISALAEVVSKKKNSKKADFIPYRDSALTWLLRENLGGNSKTAMIAAISPADINYDETLSTLRYADRAKQIVCKAVVNEDANAKLIRELKEEIQKLRDLLKAEGIEVQEEDEITKSTVIKSPTKGRNRNGSTTEMAVDQLQASEKLIAELNETWEEKLKRTEEIRLQREAVFAEMGVAVKEDGITVGVFSPKKTPHLVNLNEDPNLSECLLYYIKDGLTRLGTHEANVPQDIQLSGSHILKEHCTFENRNSTVTLLPHKDAIIFINGRKLVEPEVLKTGSRVILGKNHVFRFTNPEQARELREKITENEAENEVEKADTQQVDWNFAQCELLEKQGIDLKAEMKKRLDNLEEQYKREKLQADQQFEEQRKSYEARIDALQKQVEEQSMTMSMYSSYSPEDFHQEEDVYTNPMYESCWTAREAGLAAWAFRKWRYHQFTSLRDDLWGNAIFLKEANAISVELKKKVQFQFTLLTDTLYSPLPPELASSVAPLQQDDEYGAPPVSKTLVAVEVTDTKNGATHYWSLEKLRYRLELMRQVYNVESPPSSMLFDTSSIEASGNGLTLTEMPPPLTLSMQYTQTQPQSQMMLEQPELNVRDRQASPSRLTLANLIPSRQRLELMREMYHNEAELSPTSPDYNVESLTGGDPFYDRFPWFRMVGRSFIYLSNLLYPVPLVHKVAIVNERGDVRGYLRIAVQPVLDEESIEFNNGVKQSARLVFNEDDAKPKYRALNEKDDVQRYIDNGGIDSKLEELEDADSGRGIDSNSASECQENAEEPGEHLQVGKEFTFRVTVLQATGIGAEYADIFCQFNFLHRHEEAFSTEPVKNSASGAPLGFYHVQNITVPVTKSFIEYLKTQPIMFKIFGHYQTHPLHKDAKQEFVSRPPPRRMLPPSIPISQPVRSPKFGPLPCPPSSTVLAKHDVLVWFEICELAPNGEYVPSVVEHSDDLPCRGLFLLHQGIQRRIRITIVHEPTPEVKWKDINELVVGRIRNTPESSDEQDEDACVLSLGLFPGEVLDVPGDDRSFYRFEAAWDSSLHNSALLNRVSQGGETIYITLSAYLELENCARPAIITKDLSMVIYGRDARTGPRSLKHLFSGQYRNPEANRLSGVYELSLRRASEAGSPGVQRRQRRVLDTSSTYVRGEENLHGWRPRGDSLIFDHQWELEKLTRLEEVGRMRHLLLLRERLGMDTNPNPTTKTEKDVCNLAARAATSPVHMVIPQSPQTPVKDPQQIMPEREYNQREQELMLKCLKLVQGRYNRVDPNEPQSQTDVSPSDEGCADMTVSCISSNSMENHKFVIRHRLCSPDRADAPNGWEAPAPATQPALPLRLYVPELEEIRVSPVVARKGLLNVLEHGGSGWKKRWVIVRRPYVFIYRSEKDPVERAVLNLATAHVECSEDQAAMVKIPNTFSVVTKHRGYLLQTLGDKEVHDWLYAINPLLAGQIKSRLARRTLEPASQTASQIQASSVVNQNAANK; encoded by the exons ATGTCGTCGGTTAAGGTAGCGGTGCGTGTGCGCCCGTTCAACTCGCGGGAGATCGCACGGGAGTCGAAATGTATCATCGAGATGAGTGGCGCCACCACGG CGATTACTAATCCTAAGGTGCCGCCCAACACAAGTGAGTCGGTGAAGCGATTCAACTTTGATTACTCCTACTGGTCACACGAT CCACGTGATCTTGATTTTTCCACACAATCCATGGTCTACAAGGACATTGGCGAGGAGATGTTACAGCACTCCTTCGATGGCTACAATGTGTGCATTTTTGCCTATGGCCAGACTGGTGCTGGCAAGTCCTACACCATGATGGGCAGACaggaggagcagcaggagGGCATTATACCCATGATTTGTAAGGATTTGTTTGGTCGCATTCAAGATACCGAAACCGATGAGCTCAAATACTCGGTGGAGGTCTCTTATATGGAAATCTATTGTGAGCGCGTCAGAGATCTCTTGAATCCCAAGAACAAGGGTAACTTGCGGGTGCGGGAACATCCTCTCTTGGGTCCCTATGTGGAGGATCTTTCCAAATTAGCCGTCACCGACTACCAGGATATACACGACCTCATTGACGAGGGTAATAAGGCGCG TACGGTGGCTGCCACCAACATGAACGAGACAAGCTCGCGGTCCCATGCGGTTTTCACCATCTTTTTCACACAACGTCGCCACGATACTATGACCGACTTGACAACCGAAAAGGTGTCCAAGATAAGTCTGGTGGATTTGGCCGGCTCGGAACGTGCTGATTCCACTGGAGCTAAGGGAACTCGCTTGAAGGAGGGCGCCAACATCAATAAATCACTGACTACATTGGGCAAAGTCATTTCTGCTCTAGCGGAGGTG GTTTCAAAGAAAAAGAACTCAAAGAAAGCTGATTTTATTCCGTATCGTGACTCGGCCTTGACCTGGTTGCTTCGTGAGAATCTAGGTGGCAATTCCAAGACGGCTATGATCGCTGCTATCTCGCCAGCTGACATTAATTACGACGAGACCCTCAGTACTCTACG CTATGCTGATCGTGCCAAGCAAATTGTCTGCAAGGCTGTTGTCAATGAGGATGCGAATGCAAAACTTATACGGGAGCTCAAAGAGGAAATTCAGAAACTTCGCGACCTGCTCAAGGCCGAGGGCATTGAGGTGCAAGAAG AGGACGAGATTACCAAGTCGACGGTTATTAAGTCGCCCACCAAAGGACGCAATCGTAATGGTTCCACCACGGAGATGGCAGTGGATCAGCTGCAAGCCAGCGAGAAGCTTATTGCAG AACTTAATGAAACCTGGGAGGAGAAACTCAAACGCACTGAGGAAATACGTTTGCAGCGCGAAGCAGTCTTTGCCGAAATGGGAGTGGCCGTTAAGGAGGATGGCATCACAGTTGGAGTTTTCTCACCCAAGAAGACCCCGCATCTGGTGAATCTCAACGAAGATCCCAATTTGTCAGAGTGCCTGCTCTATTACATTAAGGATGGTTTAACGCGTCTTGGCACACATGAGGCTAATGTGCCACAGGACATTCAGCTGTCTGGTTCGCACATCTTAAAGGAACATTGCACTTTTGAGAATCGAAATAGCACCGTTACTTTGTTGCCTCACAAGGATGCCATAATTTTCATCAATGGACGCAAGTTGGTCGAGCCAGAGGTGCTCAAGACTGGCTCTCGTGTCATTCTGGGCAAGAACCATGTGTTCCGCTTCACCAATCCGGAACAGGCTCGCGAGCTGCGCGAAAAAATTACTGAAAACGAGGCCGAGAACGAGGTAGAAAAGGCCGATACACAGCAGGTGGATTGGAACTTTGCGCAGTGTGAACTCTTGGAGAAACAGGGCATTGATCTTAAGGCTGAGATGAAGAAACGTCTCGACAATCTTGAGGAGCAATATAAGCGAGAGAAACTTCAAGCCGATCAGCAGTTCGAGGAGCAACGCAAGTCCTACGAGGCTCGCATTGATGCTCTGCAAAAGCAGGTGGAAGAACAATCCATGACCATGTCCATGTACAGCAGCTACTCACCCGAGGATTTTCATCAGGAGGAGGACGTTTACA CTAATCCGATGTACGAGTCCTGCTGGACAGCACGAGAGGCAGGGTTGGCGGCTTGGGCTTTCCGCAAGTGGCGCTATCATCAGTTTACTTCACTGCGTGACGATCTTTGGGGCAATGCCATATTCCTTAAGGAGGCAAATGCCATTTCCGTGGAGCTCAAGAAGAAG GTACAATTCCAATTTACCCTTTTGACCGACACTCTGTACTCACCGCTACCCCCGGAGCTGGCCTCAAGTGTGGCGCCTCTGCAGCAAGATGACGAGTATGGAGCACCACCAGTTTCCAAGACTCTGGTCGCTGTGGAGGTTACTGACACAAAGAATGGAGCTACACATTATTGGTCACTGGAGAAGCTACG CTATCGCCTCGAGTTGATGCGACAAGTGTACAATGTCGAGAGCCCGCCATCATCGATGCTATTCGATACGTCCAGCATTGAGGCAAGCGGCAATGGACTCACTCTGACCGAGATGCCACCACCACTTACCCTTTCCATGCAGTACACACAGACTCAGCCCCAATCTCAGATGATGTTGGAGCAGCCAGAGCTGAATGTGAGGGACCGTCAGGCATCCCCATCGCGTTTGACATTGGCGAATCTGATACCTTCTAG ACAACGATTAGAGCTAATGCGTGAAATGTATCACAATGAAGCGGAGCTGAGTCCAACCTCACCCGATTACAATGTGGAGAGTCTAACTGGTGGCGATCCATTCTATGATCGCTTCCCCTGGTTCCGCATGGTCGGTCGGTCGTTTATTTACCTGAGCAACTTGCTCTATCCCGTTCCATTGGTCCACAAGGTGGCCATTGTTAACGAACGCGGCGATGTGCGCGGATATCTTCGTATTGCTGTACAACCAGTTTTGGATGAGGAATCGATTGAATTCAACAATGGCGTCAAACAGTCTGCTCGTTTAGTATTCAATGAGGACGATGCCAAGCCCAAGTATCGTGCTCTCAATGAGAAGGATGATGTGCAGCGTTATATTGACAATGGAGGAATCGACAGCAAGCTTGAGG AACTTGAAGATGCCGACTCTGGTCGCGGTATTGATTCTAACTCGGCCTCCGAGTGTCAAGAAAATGCCGAAGAGCCGGGTGAGCACTTACAGGTGGGCAAGGAGTTCACTTTCCGAGTTACCGTGCTGCAGGCAACAGGCATTGGCGCGGAATATGCAGACATTTTCTGTCAGTTCAA CTTTTTGCATCGCCATGAGGAAGCTTTCTCGACGGAGCCTGTAAAGAACTCGGCATCTGGAGCTCCACTGGGTTTCTACCATGTGCAGAAT ATTACTGTGCCCGTGACAAAGTCATTTATTGAGTACTTGAAGACACAGCCAATCATGTTTAAGATCTTTGGACATTATCAGACTCATCCACTGCACAAGGATGCCAAGCAGGAGTTCGTTTCTCGTCCACCACCAAGACGCATGCTGCCACCAAGCATACCAATAAGTCAGCCAGTGCGCAGTCCCAAATTCGGACCGCTGCCCTGTCCGCCATCCTCGACAGTCTTGGCGAAGCATGATGTGCTGGTGTGGTTCGAGATCTGTGAGCTGGCACCAAATGGAGAATATGTGCCATcg GTGGTCGAGCACAGTGATGATCTTCCCTGTCGTGGACTCTTCCTGTTGCATCAAGGCATTCAGCGTCGCATTCGCATCACCATTGTGCATGAGCCCACACCCGAGGTGAAGTGGAAGGACATAAACGAGTTGGTCGTTGGTCGCATTCGCAATACACCCGAGTCCTCGGATGAGCAGGACGAGGATGCTTGTGTGCTGTCGCTAGGCCTCTTCCCCGGCGAGGTCTTGGATGTGCCTGGCGATGATCGCTCATTCTATCGCTTCGAGGCTGCTTGGGATTCTAGTCTGCACAACTCTGCGCTTCTCAATCGGGTCTCGCAAGGCGGTGAAACCATCTACATTACACTCAGCGCCTATTTGGAG CTGGAGAACTGTGCGCGACCTGCCATCATCACCAAGGATCTGAGCATGGTTATCTATGGACGTGATGCACGCACTGGACCGCGCTCATTGAAACATCTGTTTTCGGGACAATATCGCAATCCGGAAGCCAATCGTCTGTCAGGCGTCTATGAGTTGTCGCTGCGCAGAGCATCCGAAGCAGGTAGTCCAG GTGTACAACGTCGTCAGCGTCGTGTGCTTGACACCAGCTCCACATATGTGCGGGGTGAAGAGAATCTACATGGCTGGCGGCCACGAGGCGACTCTCTGATCTTCGATCATCAGTGGGAGTTGGAGAAGTTGACGCGTCTGGAAGAAGTGGGCCGTATGCgtcatttgctgttgctgcgcgAACGTTTGGGCATGGACACCAATCCCAATCCGACCACTAAAACTGAAAAGGATGTGTGCAATCTGGCGGCACGTGCTGCTACCTCGCCAGTGCACATGGTCATACCACAGTCGCCGCAGACTCCCGTCAAGGATCCACAGCAGATCATGCCCGAGCGCGAGTACAATCAACGTGAGCAGGAACTTATGCTCAAGTGCTTGAAACTGGTGCAAG GCCGTTACAACAGGGTTGACCCGAATGAACCACAGTCCCAGACAGATGTCTCTCCTAGTGATGAGGGCTGTGCTGACATGACCGTTAGCTGTATCTCTAGCAACTCCATGGA AAACcacaaatttgtaattcgaCACAg ATTATGCTCTCCAGATCGTGCCGATGCACCAAATGGTTGGGAAGCTCCTGCGCCGGCAACTCAGCCGGCACTGCCTTTGCGCTTATACGTTCCAGAACTGGAGGAGATTCGTGTTAGCCCAGTCGTAGCACGTAAAGGTCTATTGAATGTCCTGGAGCATGGGGGTTCCGGCTGGAAGAAGCGCTGGGTG attGTACGTCGTCCTTATGTATTTATCTATCGCTCTGAAAAGGATCCCGTTGAGCGGGCCGTCTTAAATCTGGCCACAGCTCATGTGGAGTGCAGCGAGGATCAGGCGGCAATGGTTAAGATACCCAACACATTCAG CGTGGTGACCAAGCATCGAGGCTACCTGCTGCAAACACTCGGGGACAAAGAGGTTCACGACTGGCTCTATGCCATTAATCCATTGTTGGCCGGGCAAATCAA ATCACGGCTGGCGCGTCGCACTTTGGAGCCGGCTTCGCAGACAGCTTCACAGATTCAGGCCAGCAGCGTGGTGAATCAAAACGCAGCGAATAAATGA
- the LOC133844305 gene encoding kinesin-like protein unc-104 isoform X4, which translates to MIAAISPADINYDETLSTLRYADRAKQIVCKAVVNEDANAKLIRELKEEIQKLRDLLKAEGIEVQEGPDGKVVCEKRDANNSTLTEDEITKSTVIKSPTKGRNRNGSTTEMAVDQLQASEKLIAELNETWEEKLKRTEEIRLQREAVFAEMGVAVKEDGITVGVFSPKKTPHLVNLNEDPNLSECLLYYIKDGLTRLGTHEANVPQDIQLSGSHILKEHCTFENRNSTVTLLPHKDAIIFINGRKLVEPEVLKTGSRVILGKNHVFRFTNPEQARELREKITENEAENEVEKADTQQVDWNFAQCELLEKQGIDLKAEMKKRLDNLEEQYKREKLQADQQFEEQRKSYEARIDALQKQVEEQSMTMSMYSSYSPEDFHQEEDVYTNPMYESCWTAREAGLAAWAFRKWRYHQFTSLRDDLWGNAIFLKEANAISVELKKKVQFQFTLLTDTLYSPLPPELASSVAPLQQDDEYGAPPVSKTLVAVEVTDTKNGATHYWSLEKLRYRLELMRQVYNVESPPSSMLFDTSSIEASGNGLTLTEMPPPLTLSMQYTQTQPQSQMMLEQPELNVRDRQASPSRLTLANLIPSRQRLELMREMYHNEAELSPTSPDYNVESLTGGDPFYDRFPWFRMVGRSFIYLSNLLYPVPLVHKVAIVNERGDVRGYLRIAVQPVLDEESIEFNNGVKQSARLVFNEDDAKPKYRALNEKDDVQRYIDNGGIDSKLEELEDADSGRGIDSNSASECQENAEEPGEHLQVGKEFTFRVTVLQATGIGAEYADIFCQFNFLHRHEEAFSTEPVKNSASGAPLGFYHVQNITVPVTKSFIEYLKTQPIMFKIFGHYQTHPLHKDAKQEFVSRPPPRRMLPPSIPISQPVRSPKFGPLPCPPSSTVLAKHDVLVWFEICELAPNGEYVPSVVEHSDDLPCRGLFLLHQGIQRRIRITIVHEPTPEVKWKDINELVVGRIRNTPESSDEQDEDACVLSLGLFPGEVLDVPGDDRSFYRFEAAWDSSLHNSALLNRVSQGGETIYITLSAYLELENCARPAIITKDLSMVIYGRDARTGPRSLKHLFSGQYRNPEANRLSGVYELSLRRASEAGSPGVQRRQRRVLDTSSTYVRGEENLHGWRPRGDSLIFDHQWELEKLTRLEEVGRMRHLLLLRERLGMDTNPNPTTKTEKDVCNLAARAATSPVHMVIPQSPQTPVKDPQQIMPEREYNQREQELMLKCLKLVQGRYNRVDPNEPQSQTDVSPSDEGCADMTVSCISSNSMELCSPDRADAPNGWEAPAPATQPALPLRLYVPELEEIRVSPVVARKGLLNVLEHGGSGWKKRWVIVRRPYVFIYRSEKDPVERAVLNLATAHVECSEDQAAMVKIPNTFSVVTKHRGYLLQTLGDKEVHDWLYAINPLLAGQIKSRLARRTLEPASQTASQIQASSVVNQNAANK; encoded by the exons ATGATCGCTGCTATCTCGCCAGCTGACATTAATTACGACGAGACCCTCAGTACTCTACG CTATGCTGATCGTGCCAAGCAAATTGTCTGCAAGGCTGTTGTCAATGAGGATGCGAATGCAAAACTTATACGGGAGCTCAAAGAGGAAATTCAGAAACTTCGCGACCTGCTCAAGGCCGAGGGCATTGAGGTGCAAGAAG GACCCGATGGCAAAGTGGTGTGTGAGAAGCGCGATGCGAATA ATTCTACTCTTACAGAGGACGAGATTACCAAGTCGACGGTTATTAAGTCGCCCACCAAAGGACGCAATCGTAATGGTTCCACCACGGAGATGGCAGTGGATCAGCTGCAAGCCAGCGAGAAGCTTATTGCAG AACTTAATGAAACCTGGGAGGAGAAACTCAAACGCACTGAGGAAATACGTTTGCAGCGCGAAGCAGTCTTTGCCGAAATGGGAGTGGCCGTTAAGGAGGATGGCATCACAGTTGGAGTTTTCTCACCCAAGAAGACCCCGCATCTGGTGAATCTCAACGAAGATCCCAATTTGTCAGAGTGCCTGCTCTATTACATTAAGGATGGTTTAACGCGTCTTGGCACACATGAGGCTAATGTGCCACAGGACATTCAGCTGTCTGGTTCGCACATCTTAAAGGAACATTGCACTTTTGAGAATCGAAATAGCACCGTTACTTTGTTGCCTCACAAGGATGCCATAATTTTCATCAATGGACGCAAGTTGGTCGAGCCAGAGGTGCTCAAGACTGGCTCTCGTGTCATTCTGGGCAAGAACCATGTGTTCCGCTTCACCAATCCGGAACAGGCTCGCGAGCTGCGCGAAAAAATTACTGAAAACGAGGCCGAGAACGAGGTAGAAAAGGCCGATACACAGCAGGTGGATTGGAACTTTGCGCAGTGTGAACTCTTGGAGAAACAGGGCATTGATCTTAAGGCTGAGATGAAGAAACGTCTCGACAATCTTGAGGAGCAATATAAGCGAGAGAAACTTCAAGCCGATCAGCAGTTCGAGGAGCAACGCAAGTCCTACGAGGCTCGCATTGATGCTCTGCAAAAGCAGGTGGAAGAACAATCCATGACCATGTCCATGTACAGCAGCTACTCACCCGAGGATTTTCATCAGGAGGAGGACGTTTACA CTAATCCGATGTACGAGTCCTGCTGGACAGCACGAGAGGCAGGGTTGGCGGCTTGGGCTTTCCGCAAGTGGCGCTATCATCAGTTTACTTCACTGCGTGACGATCTTTGGGGCAATGCCATATTCCTTAAGGAGGCAAATGCCATTTCCGTGGAGCTCAAGAAGAAG GTACAATTCCAATTTACCCTTTTGACCGACACTCTGTACTCACCGCTACCCCCGGAGCTGGCCTCAAGTGTGGCGCCTCTGCAGCAAGATGACGAGTATGGAGCACCACCAGTTTCCAAGACTCTGGTCGCTGTGGAGGTTACTGACACAAAGAATGGAGCTACACATTATTGGTCACTGGAGAAGCTACG CTATCGCCTCGAGTTGATGCGACAAGTGTACAATGTCGAGAGCCCGCCATCATCGATGCTATTCGATACGTCCAGCATTGAGGCAAGCGGCAATGGACTCACTCTGACCGAGATGCCACCACCACTTACCCTTTCCATGCAGTACACACAGACTCAGCCCCAATCTCAGATGATGTTGGAGCAGCCAGAGCTGAATGTGAGGGACCGTCAGGCATCCCCATCGCGTTTGACATTGGCGAATCTGATACCTTCTAG ACAACGATTAGAGCTAATGCGTGAAATGTATCACAATGAAGCGGAGCTGAGTCCAACCTCACCCGATTACAATGTGGAGAGTCTAACTGGTGGCGATCCATTCTATGATCGCTTCCCCTGGTTCCGCATGGTCGGTCGGTCGTTTATTTACCTGAGCAACTTGCTCTATCCCGTTCCATTGGTCCACAAGGTGGCCATTGTTAACGAACGCGGCGATGTGCGCGGATATCTTCGTATTGCTGTACAACCAGTTTTGGATGAGGAATCGATTGAATTCAACAATGGCGTCAAACAGTCTGCTCGTTTAGTATTCAATGAGGACGATGCCAAGCCCAAGTATCGTGCTCTCAATGAGAAGGATGATGTGCAGCGTTATATTGACAATGGAGGAATCGACAGCAAGCTTGAGG AACTTGAAGATGCCGACTCTGGTCGCGGTATTGATTCTAACTCGGCCTCCGAGTGTCAAGAAAATGCCGAAGAGCCGGGTGAGCACTTACAGGTGGGCAAGGAGTTCACTTTCCGAGTTACCGTGCTGCAGGCAACAGGCATTGGCGCGGAATATGCAGACATTTTCTGTCAGTTCAA CTTTTTGCATCGCCATGAGGAAGCTTTCTCGACGGAGCCTGTAAAGAACTCGGCATCTGGAGCTCCACTGGGTTTCTACCATGTGCAGAAT ATTACTGTGCCCGTGACAAAGTCATTTATTGAGTACTTGAAGACACAGCCAATCATGTTTAAGATCTTTGGACATTATCAGACTCATCCACTGCACAAGGATGCCAAGCAGGAGTTCGTTTCTCGTCCACCACCAAGACGCATGCTGCCACCAAGCATACCAATAAGTCAGCCAGTGCGCAGTCCCAAATTCGGACCGCTGCCCTGTCCGCCATCCTCGACAGTCTTGGCGAAGCATGATGTGCTGGTGTGGTTCGAGATCTGTGAGCTGGCACCAAATGGAGAATATGTGCCATcg GTGGTCGAGCACAGTGATGATCTTCCCTGTCGTGGACTCTTCCTGTTGCATCAAGGCATTCAGCGTCGCATTCGCATCACCATTGTGCATGAGCCCACACCCGAGGTGAAGTGGAAGGACATAAACGAGTTGGTCGTTGGTCGCATTCGCAATACACCCGAGTCCTCGGATGAGCAGGACGAGGATGCTTGTGTGCTGTCGCTAGGCCTCTTCCCCGGCGAGGTCTTGGATGTGCCTGGCGATGATCGCTCATTCTATCGCTTCGAGGCTGCTTGGGATTCTAGTCTGCACAACTCTGCGCTTCTCAATCGGGTCTCGCAAGGCGGTGAAACCATCTACATTACACTCAGCGCCTATTTGGAG CTGGAGAACTGTGCGCGACCTGCCATCATCACCAAGGATCTGAGCATGGTTATCTATGGACGTGATGCACGCACTGGACCGCGCTCATTGAAACATCTGTTTTCGGGACAATATCGCAATCCGGAAGCCAATCGTCTGTCAGGCGTCTATGAGTTGTCGCTGCGCAGAGCATCCGAAGCAGGTAGTCCAG GTGTACAACGTCGTCAGCGTCGTGTGCTTGACACCAGCTCCACATATGTGCGGGGTGAAGAGAATCTACATGGCTGGCGGCCACGAGGCGACTCTCTGATCTTCGATCATCAGTGGGAGTTGGAGAAGTTGACGCGTCTGGAAGAAGTGGGCCGTATGCgtcatttgctgttgctgcgcgAACGTTTGGGCATGGACACCAATCCCAATCCGACCACTAAAACTGAAAAGGATGTGTGCAATCTGGCGGCACGTGCTGCTACCTCGCCAGTGCACATGGTCATACCACAGTCGCCGCAGACTCCCGTCAAGGATCCACAGCAGATCATGCCCGAGCGCGAGTACAATCAACGTGAGCAGGAACTTATGCTCAAGTGCTTGAAACTGGTGCAAG GCCGTTACAACAGGGTTGACCCGAATGAACCACAGTCCCAGACAGATGTCTCTCCTAGTGATGAGGGCTGTGCTGACATGACCGTTAGCTGTATCTCTAGCAACTCCATGGA ATTATGCTCTCCAGATCGTGCCGATGCACCAAATGGTTGGGAAGCTCCTGCGCCGGCAACTCAGCCGGCACTGCCTTTGCGCTTATACGTTCCAGAACTGGAGGAGATTCGTGTTAGCCCAGTCGTAGCACGTAAAGGTCTATTGAATGTCCTGGAGCATGGGGGTTCCGGCTGGAAGAAGCGCTGGGTG attGTACGTCGTCCTTATGTATTTATCTATCGCTCTGAAAAGGATCCCGTTGAGCGGGCCGTCTTAAATCTGGCCACAGCTCATGTGGAGTGCAGCGAGGATCAGGCGGCAATGGTTAAGATACCCAACACATTCAG CGTGGTGACCAAGCATCGAGGCTACCTGCTGCAAACACTCGGGGACAAAGAGGTTCACGACTGGCTCTATGCCATTAATCCATTGTTGGCCGGGCAAATCAA ATCACGGCTGGCGCGTCGCACTTTGGAGCCGGCTTCGCAGACAGCTTCACAGATTCAGGCCAGCAGCGTGGTGAATCAAAACGCAGCGAATAAATGA